The genomic stretch AGATTCGTTTACTTTTCCGTTGATGGTTCTATTACATTTCCTTGCTTATAGTAGTCCGTTCCTTGCTCGCCGTTTTCTGTAACGAGACAAATAGTGTCAAGAAAAACAGAGCAAGGATCAATGATAAATTAAAGcggttatttcattttaataataGAGATCATTCTCGGATGATACCTATCGTTATCTGAATCGTGTTCTCAAATGCTTCGATCGATAGACCTACTCCTTGGTTGACAGATTTTCAGAGTGCACTCTGAGTAGGAATTCGTCTCCTTCTGCACTTTGAGTTTTGGGAAGGATGCAGTAGGTACCGGGTGCCAAAATGAGACGTTCAGAAAATTGACGCATAGGTTTAGTCTGACTAGTCGGATGAGCCTTAATCACCGGGGAATTTCCacggaaaaaattcgaatccaACAACGTCGGCAGTTGGTTAGGATTTTTGAGCtgataaagaaaatatcgCCAAGCAATTCATTactctttgcatttttgtacACCATTATTTACTTCATAATATTAGGATTACACTGAGTCGTGTAAAATTTACCTTGTAGACTTCGAAGCCAATTGTAGCATTGGAAAGGCCTCTCGCCTTTCTATATTTCTGCATCAGTGCCACGATTACATTGCACTCCTTCTCCGACTTGTCCAAGGATATCAACGTTATACGATATTGCGGAGGGTGATACGGGGCTCCTGGAGACATTCAAGAGATCCTTAACCCATTATGGGGAAAGTAgtggaaataattattcgaaaCACTCACCGAAGCCATTGCTATGTGTTACGCGAGGTGGCCACTTTCcttcgaaaatcttgagtttttgtGTGCTTTTTCCATCGCTACGGGAGCTTTTTGTCGAAGTGATTTCAGACACGTAACAAACGTAGACTTcaggaaaatatttcaggaaaTCTTCAACAGACATCCAGAATTCACCTTCATCTTGATTGTGGAAACCCACCTCTCTTTTCACGCGTTTCGAAGCATCCTCCCACTCTTTCGACCTACCGTGAAATCAGGCAAATACTGTACTTACTTCAAATCACCGTGTAGTGATAACATTAAATCATATACTCAAAAACAAACTTAATTCCGCAAACTTGAGCGAAGTAACGTCGAAGGGTAGAATTCATTAAGTTGGGTGGAAAATATCTTATTATTAGTCGAATCAATTTACCTGTCACTCCACGCTCCTTCCCATTCTCGACGACCCCATGGGTTTCTCAGCCTTATCAATTTAACTTTCTTGTTTCCCGCTTTGTACTTGTAGACTTTCGAAATAGTGTACGAATGTTCGGTGTTCATCTTGTCGGGTTCGACCATTGCACAGGGTGTGGGCTGTAAAGTGTGAATGTTTGTACACATGCTTCATTATTCAgcgttacatgtatatatatatatatatatatacatatatctattacTCACCCCCCCACATGTCACGAGTGCATTTCTTTTTTGAGCAGTCAGTAAAAGTCCGAATAACATATTCGGATCTTTCATTTTGTAACTAAGACTAAGTCCCCCGGTCAAGTCTTCCATGGCATCAGTGATATAACCGCAATTTGCAGCACACCAGTCACCACAGAGCTTGACATAAGCTTTAGTCAGCAATGAGCACCAATATTCATTACTATCAGTCGAGCatgccacttttttttctccattctcAAGTGGAAGATAATCATCCACAACGACGTCCACCCATCTTCCAAAGTACCAGAACCTATATGCACGATGAAGACATGTGATTGTGGATTTATTCGGATACCTAACCCTGTGTTGATTTGTTCTCGATAATGTATCTATCCGCGGTAGACTCATTGGAGAAGAGTACTTTTATGTCACGTTTCAAATCTTACCGGAAATGAAATATTCCCGCGTATTCTCCTTTGCGAAAGCTTTGTCCTGGCGGCACAACTCTGACGAATAAATCTTTGTGCATCGCTAAAGCGGCCAAAGCTGCTTGGAACCAACAATCGCGGAAGGACTTTTGCTGAACATCGAACCGCGAAAACTTGTTGATGAAGAATTCTGCTTTATTGGGAGGGGATATTTTCTGAAGACAAGCAcacgtgttgaaaaattaattacatgaTTAATCAATTCGATGCCGGAATCGAAAAAATGTGCAGGCGAAAACCCGAGCTTAAATAAATACTATCATACAGTTTAAAAAGTTTATTCCTTGCCTTCGCTCGCTTCCATTCAACTTCATGAAATTTATTGTCACCCAGTTTTAAGAATTGCGGTCTTTCAAATGTTTCATCTTCGAACAATTTCCcgaagaataaatattttcgctTCAGCTGGTCGTAATCCTGAATGACTCGTCTTGGTTGGGTACCAGATCCTGGTTCTCCTAACTAACAACAAAAACCGAGCTATTACTCAATTTTGCCTTCATATCCGAGGCGAACTTTACtgcatttcaaatttattcaatttcctttGATTGATTCAATTCTGAAATACTGTCTGAGTGAGGAAACAAGTTATGTTTGAAACCggttccgaaaaaaaaaattcaaaatggtctGGCGGTATCCGATCAGGTTTCAAAAGACATATTCTAATTAGGCCGCGTTTTGATCGATCTCTCGTAACGAGTGGTACTTATTTTACGAAAccttataaattttctcagtTGTGCAGTCTCCGATCTCACAATCAGAGAAATCCTGCGATGATGGATTGACAGGCTGATCGGTCGGACTTGACGATGGCAGCTCATTTGACAATCCTCTAAAGTCGAAGACACCGTCCCTAAATTAGCAAAATCTTTATGTTTTTGGCACATTTGATTCAAAGAATGCAGCACCATTGTTTCCGATTatacaaaataacaaattttttttggctgataTCAACGTTCAAATGAATGAATTGAAGTCGTTCAGATTAACACACAGAAAAAAACGTAGTCTTACCAATTCGGAGATTCCGCAATGTTTTGAGACATATTGCCAGTGTTAGAGAGAATGTAAATCGTTGTACTAATTATAATTCTTCTATAATTAAACCAACGAATGTCGAACAATCGCAAAAAACGTTCTGTAGCTCTACCAGGAGAACTTTCTCTATAGGTAACAAAAACAGAAATGCGTATGTACATGCAACTGTGCTCAGTTTTATAACATGGGTAACGATCAAAAATTCTGCAACTATTGTAAGTAATAAAGCGGAAGGTGCGGTTGTTTTTTAGATTAAATTCTAATCATCGCATTGCGAGATTTATTTTCGTGTAATTAGCAAAAGACCCGAGATAAGTTTTAGAGTTCCACGCAACGATAAGTTAATAATTACGAGACGAAGACTGTAAAAATAGAAAGTCAAAATGGTTAATTTTTCGCTACTTCGAGACActgtaatataggtatatgatcACCTCTTATTTGTCAGTCCACAGTGCAGATTATTATGAGACTAGTTCAAATCAGTTATGTAGGTGTGACATCTATTTCATCGATCCttggtcgaaaattttctgtacgagaAAATGCAAGGAAAAacgttccaaatttttccgGACCGCATTTCATAGTAGGgtggttgaataaaaaaattattttgttctttCGTTCTTACCCTCTGAAATGTTAGTGTTTGATGTAAGAAAAATCCTCCCCAAAGATGAGCTCTCCAGCTCGAGTCTAACAGattggttttttaatttctatttccTGCTCATATAATATGTGAAAACATGGTTTAAACCCTTTGCGGTAACATTAGTATTTAGATACATATTTTTGGTTTCATCGATGTTCAAAAATCCACATATTGCATTTTCCTACTTATGAATTCTCTACGTATCGGAAAAAGTAATATCTCTTAATTGATTTTCACGATTATATTACAGAAATTAATGGACAAACTCTGAAACAAAACGTTTAACGAACAATGAACGTCGTCACAGTCATAATCCCTTGTTATAATAAACTCTGTTTGGAGTTCCTCCCGTCAATTCTTGATACTTGTCATATTCCTCGTCGCACAATTTCATCATCCAAACGTGCATCGAGCTAAAACAGATGCTTTACGTGACGGACAGAACTACCCCAAGAAACTGCAACATGGTAATAAAGTCGAACAATCCGACTAATCTTACTTTCGTTGAGGGTAGATCGCCAAGGCAGAAGGAATCATGAAACTGAGACTGTGGATCCGAATAAATTACAAGTCATTCCTTATTGCTTTGAACATTCATCGAAGGTGAGTGACTTCAAGATGACAAACTTACAAGAGGCCACAGAAAGCCGTCTGCAGCGGAACTTCCAGCCTAGGTCGCATTTGATAGAAGCAATAGGGCTTCAGGATGTTCACGATTACCGGGACCAGCATCATCCCTGGGGCCGCCATTACGATCCTTGTGACAACGCACTCCGAGATGCCCTTGAGAGCGGCTACTTTCGACTTCATTATCGACTTCTCGCTTTCCTTCGGGCCAACCTCGATCCCATGTTTAATTTCATTCTGCCTCATTATCGGAAGGTTGACCATATTTGCTGCTGCGACTGCAACGAACGGAGTCCAACGCTGAAAGCCAATTGTGTGTAGGTATGTTACACTATCGTCACATCCGTTCAACGTCACATCCGAATTACTTTCATCAGATCCCCTCGATAAGACATCATCTTCCGGAAGGTGAGGGCAGCAACGCTGCCAGCGGCTGTAGCTACAAGAAAAGCTGTTGCTATTCCGTTTTCATCGGTCTGATCTTCGTCCCGAGCATTTCTGTTCGAATAATTGACGATCGCGTTGAAGCCCTGATTTATCACCTGCCATCCGACGATTCCTCTCGCCGTTCTAACGGCAGAAATTCTTTCCTTCCTCACTTGTCCTGAACTAGGTGTGTagttgaaattataataaattctaCGTGCGTACTTGTAGTAAGCCAGCATCCCAGCCGTGAGGAACAAACAACCTGGTAACTGAAACGACATCCTCCCGATGACGTTCGTCAGCTGGCCATTGTCAGGGTGAAACGCACTGTCCCTTAATTTTTTAGCCCAGATTACGTCTTTCTTCGTCGTCCCGGTCGGTTCCTTTCCAGCCCTAATTCGCGCATCGCCGCAATTTGAGAAGTGGTGTGAGAGAAATGGCAGAAGAATATTGCATGCGTCGAATAGTATAATGTCAACCGATTAATACAGTTTTGAAACGAGAGACTGAGTCGTGCGGATTAGGAGAAAAGATCCGGATATAATGgtcgcaaaatttttgaatacttGTAATCCTCGCAAAGCTTCTTGGCTTCGCACAGCCTCTCTTCGTTGTAAAATATCGTTCGACAATCCGTTATAAAGGCAAAATGTTTCCAGCGACCGATGTATGATTCCTGATCCCAGAGCGGTTCGTCCACGTTTATTCGTTCGTCTTTTTCTGGACCATTGTCAGTGGCTccctttttctcatctttcctTACATGCGATGACACGAGTTGAGCGTGCATGCGAGCACCGTCCATATTATCTCGTCACCTGCAATAGATTACCAACCATCCAGGTCAATTGGTCGTAGTGTAAGTGGTTTGTCGTAGCAGTCAGTCGAAGTGTACTGATTGTAATGCCTGATTAGAATCGATCAGATCCAGCTGCACAAGACACCAACGCAATTTCGAGTACCTTTCAAAGAAAATCCGGAAAATTTAGGAAAGTAACATAGATAgtactttgaaaattatgctttaataaatttacattTACGATGACATTCATGACATCTTGACAACCACACCCTAGTTTTTATGACTAGTTCGTGTCTACTTTTACTTAGTATGCTTTTACTTCAACTGACATTTCCAATTTCCGACAGAGTTGTCGAGATTGACAACTCTGACATGTcactttttccaaatttcacagTCACAGGTAAGCCGAGGCACGTGCAGCGGTGTTCACGGTGTTTGCAATGCGTACATACCTAccgtatttatgtatattgaaCAGTATGCATTTGCATTTCttgcaaagtttaaaaaaaaatatcattgatCTATAAATAGCATTGAACACATTCTAtgagttttttaaattctatctATTGCAGGTTAAAAACAACATTATGTATAAATCGGAGGATAAGATATTATACGTTAGAATGTCCCTTTCACCTTGCCAAGGTGAACGGATGCGCGCAAAGGCCATCCGGTACCGAGATGGCAACTTTCCGTACAGTACATATTTGGTACCGCTAAAATGTCGAAGGAAGAGGATGGAAAAATCGGTGGAAAATGGATCTCATCATGTCGGTATATTCCGAGATTACTCGAACTGCAATCGAACCGAGCTGCGTACTCGCTGGTCTTTCCAGAGTACGGAACCCTGCAGACAGACTTCGGCCTGACGTTGTCGGCCTCGGTTTTATCGCGGTGAAAGTAAGATCCGATCGGCATCATCGTCTTCGGTCCAAAGCCCCGGCATTTTGGTGTCCCCTTCGCGTCGTAGAAGGTGACGATATCCTTCCTCGCAACGCCGTTCTGCTGATCGATCGTGAAACGCGGATGTGCCAGCTGTGAGGTGCTCACAAATATGTCCAGATGCTTGTAGTATCCCGGCTGATTGGGAGGGACCGACGGGAACTCGTCCCGGCCCGAAGCCCGGACGGGACACGTCGATTCCTCGACGGGACTTCTGAAGGGCACCGGTAAAGGATCAGGTCGAATCTTTTCGGGCATCGAGTAGTGGTCAGCTGTGAAAAGGCCTCGTGATAAGTCAGATTTTAATTGTCAAGAAATCCTATGATGCACATCATAGTTCAGTTGCAGTTTTCTTGAGTAcgaaagaacaaaaagaaagaacgtCCAtaagaagttatttttttaatatcgttCGATCGGACGGCTTCTTTTATACTTtggttttcaaaaacttcCGACAACACGCACGCCCGTGGAATA from Diprion similis isolate iyDipSimi1 chromosome 12, iyDipSimi1.1, whole genome shotgun sequence encodes the following:
- the LOC124413678 gene encoding uncharacterized protein LOC124413678, which produces MTNLQEATESRLQRNFQPRSHLIEAIGLQDVHDYRDQHHPWGRHYDPCDNALRDALESGYFRLHYRLLAFLRANLDPMFNFILPHYRKVDHICCCDCNERSPTLKANCIPSIRHHLPEGEGSNAASGCSYKKSCCYSVFIGLIFVPSISVRIIDDRVEALIYHLPSDDSSRRSNGRNSFLPHLS